The Leifsonia xyli genomic sequence GCGATCGTCGGGCGCAGCACCTCGCCGGCCGCAAGGCGACTGGTGACCGAGAACGGGAAGAACGTGGTCTGGCGCCAGGCGTCTCCGCCCGGCTCGGTCATGATCGGCGCGATCACGTTGACGAGCTGGGCGAGGGAAGCGCTGGTCACCCGGTCGTGGTTCTTGAGCAGCGTGATCATCAGGTTGCCGAGCACGACCGCATCCGCGACCGAGTAGACGTCCTCCAGCTGGCGCGGCGCGTAGCGCCACTCGTCGTTGACCTCCTCCGAGGCCTGGTGCTCGTCGAGGTACCAGATGTTCCACTCGTCGAACGAGATCTGGATGCGCTTCTTCTTCTTCAGCTTGTTGCCCACGTGGTCGGCCGTGGTGACGACGGTGTCGATGAAGTACTGCATGTCCACCGACGAGGCGAGGAACGAGCCGAGGTCGCCGCCGCGCTCCTGGTAGTAGGCGTGGGCGGAGATGTAGTCGACGTGGTCGTACGAGTGCTCGAGCACGGTGCGCTCCCAGTCGCCGAAGGTCGGCATCCCGGAGCCGGACGAGCCGCAGACCACGAGTTCGAGGTCCTTGTCGGCCATCTTCATCGCCGCGGCGGTGCGGGCGGCGAGCTTGCCGTAGTCGTCGGCGGTCATGTAGCCGGTCTGCCAGGGGCCGTCCATCTCGTTGCCGAGGCACCACATCCGGATGTCGTGCGGCTCGGGCGTCCCGTTCGCGATGCGCTGGTCGCTCAGCGCGGTGCCGGACGGGTGGTTGGCGTATTCGAGGAGGTCGAGGGCCGCCTGGATGCCGCGCGTGCCGAGGTTGACGGCGAGCATCAGCTCCGAGCCGGTCAGCTTCAGCCAGCGCGAGAACTCGTCGAGGCCGACCTGGTTCGACTCCAGCGAGTGCCAGGCCAGGTCGCGGCGCACCGGGCGCTGGTCGCGCGGGCCGACCGAGTCCTCCCACCGGAAGCCGGAGACGAAGTTGCCGCCCGGGTAGCG encodes the following:
- a CDS encoding alpha-L-arabinofuranosidase codes for the protein MSDTRIALDRSARVAPLNRRIFGSFVEHLGRCVYDGIYEPGHPTANEDGFRLDVVELVRELGSTTIRYPGGNFVSGFRWEDSVGPRDQRPVRRDLAWHSLESNQVGLDEFSRWLKLTGSELMLAVNLGTRGIQAALDLLEYANHPSGTALSDQRIANGTPEPHDIRMWCLGNEMDGPWQTGYMTADDYGKLAARTAAAMKMADKDLELVVCGSSGSGMPTFGDWERTVLEHSYDHVDYISAHAYYQERGGDLGSFLASSVDMQYFIDTVVTTADHVGNKLKKKKRIQISFDEWNIWYLDEHQASEEVNDEWRYAPRQLEDVYSVADAVVLGNLMITLLKNHDRVTSASLAQLVNVIAPIMTEPGGDAWRQTTFFPFSVTSRLAAGEVLRPTIATGTYETAVYGEADLVDAVATFDEASGTAALFVVNRSLTETQTVTVDVRDLGVTTVREAQSLWDNDVYAKNTLQDQTRVGLRPTPRADLVDGTLTLELPPVSWTAVSLG